CTGTGCTACTAGCGCGTGGGGTTCCGCCTGAGCGGTGTGCGGCGGTGTCCGCATTGCGCCGTTGTGCGCCGCGCTGTCGTCGTCAAGTTTTAAACGCCCAACGCGTGGCGCGGCAGCCCAAACGCCCGGCGCAGGCCCCACGCGTTTACGCAAGCGCCACCTAACGGCGCGACACCGGCCATCGCGCGCGCAAAGGCATGCAGGCATGTAGGCGTGTGCAAAGTCACGCGCCCCGCACGCTCGCCCTGCCCGCTGCTCCTAGCGCCACGAGCTCAACGCCATCTCAGACCGACGGCTCAGCTTCCACCAGCCTCGGGTAGCGCACCGGCAGCAGCGTCTGAAGGCCGAATTCGGCCAGCAGCGCTTTCAGCCGCTCGGCGGCGCTGCGTTTCTTCTGGCCCGTCCAGCGGGCGATGATCAGCTCGTTTTTCAGGCTGTGTTCCCAGCCCACCAGTTCGGTCACCGTCACGCTGTAGCCCTGCGACTCCAGGTACAGGCAGCGCAGCACGTTGGTCAGCTGGCTGCCCATTTCGCGGGTGTGCAGCGGGTGGCGCCACAGCTCGGCCAGCGGCGTGCGTGCCAGTTGCAGGGCCTTGGATTGGCGCAGGCTGGCGGCCAGCTCGGCCTGGCAGCAGGGCACCAGCACCATCGCCTGCGCGTGCTTTTCCAGGCCGAAGGCGATGGCGTCGTCGGTGGCGGTGTCGCAGGCGTGCAGCGCGGTGACGACGTCGATGCGCTCTGGCAACGCCGCATGGTGCGCGGAATCGGCAGCGCTGATGTTGAGGAAGTCCATGCGCGCAAAACCCAGCTGGCGGGCCAGCGCGCGCGAGCGCTCGACCAGCTCGGGCCGCGTTTCGATGCCGAACACGCGGCCGCTGCCGCTGGCTTTCAGGCACAGGTCGTACAGGATGAAGCCGAGGTAAGACTTGCCCGCGCCGTGGTCGGCCAGCGTCAGCTCGGCGCCGTGCGGCGTCAGCTCGGCCATCTGCTTTTCGATGAACTGCACCAGGTGCTCGACCTGCTTGAGCTTGCGGCGCGAATCCTGGTTCAGCCGCCCGTCGCGCGTGAGGATGTGCAGGGCCTTGAGCAGCTCGATGGACTGGCCGGGGCGCAGTTCGGCCTGCAGGGCGGATTCAGTATCTTTTGCGCCTCTGGCGCCGGTGGCACCAGCGCCAGCAGCTATCTTTTTTGAAGTATCTTTGGCGCGATTCGGCCGAGGTGCCTGGGCGCCGGGGTGGGTATTGGTCTTCATGGCGTGCCGCTCAGCGCGCCGATTCGGTCACGCTGGCGCCCACGTCCAGCGCGGCCCAGCCGTCGGCGCCCAGCTTTTCCAGCTTGGCGATGTTGCCTTCGAAGATTTCCTCGGCATCGGGGAAAGCCTCTACCGCGCGGTCGATGCTTTCTTCGCGGATCAGGTGCAGCGTGGGGTACGGCGAGCGGTTGGTGGCGTTGCCAATGTCGTCCTCCTCGGTGCCTGCAAACTGGAACCGCGGGTGAAAGGGCGCCACCTGCAGCACGCCTTCCAGGCCCAGCTCTTCCAGCACGGCGTCGGCCGCGTCCAGGAAATCGTTGAAGGCGAGAAAGTCCGCCATCTGGCGCGGCGCCATCAGCAGCGTGGTTTCGCGTTGGGCAGGGTCGGCCTCGGCCAGGGCGGTCAGCTCGGCTTGCAGTTGCAGCAGCAGCGCTTCGGGCTCGTCGGCGGTGCACACGGCGTAGTGGATCTGGCCCTTGGTGTGCGGTGCCTTGGCGAAGGGGCACAGGTTGAGGCCGATCACGGCACGCTCCAGCCAACGCTGGGTGTCGGCGATGACGGTGTCGCGCAGGGTGTCGTCGTTCATGGGTGGCGTGGGGTGGTGGGGGCTCAGGTGGCGTGCCGCTGCGCAGGCGCTGCGTGCAAACCGGCTGATTGCTATATTTTGGATAGCTGCCAGCGCTGGTTGCACCGGCGCCAGAGGCTATTTCACCCAGATTGTGCCAGCCGCCGGCCTATCAAGCCCGCCAGCACGGCGCCCGCCACGCAGCACGCGGCCGTCAGCACCCAGGTGAACTGCCATCCGCCCACCCAGCCGGCGAAGGCCGCCACCAGCGGCGGGCCGCACACCTGGCCCACGGCCGACAGCTGCTGCATCCAACCCACCGTGGTGGCGATGCGCCCTTCGCCCGGCGCCAGGCGCGGGGCGAGGCCGAAGAGCGTGCCGGGAATCAGGCCGCCCACCGCCGAGAACAGCACAGCGCCCAGGTAACGCGGCACGGGCCAGGCGGCCGTCAGCTCGGCGAAGGCCATCACGCCGCCCAGCGCCATGGCGGCAAAGCCGATCCACAGCAACACCGGCGCCGCCACGCCGCGCGACAGCAGGCGCCCTGCCGCCACGTTGCCGATGATGTTGGCGCCCGCGACGCCGGCCGTCAGCAGCGCGCCCAGCGCCCCGCCCCAGCCGGCCCGCTGGTACAGCGAAGGCAGAAACCCCACCACGGCCAGCCACTGCGACGAATACACCATGAAGCTGAGCGCCAAGAGCCAGGGGCCTGCGGCGGCCAGGGTGCCGGTCAGGCGGGGCGGCCACGGCTCGCCCGCAGCCGTGCTGGCGCGGCGCGGGGGGTCGGCGGGCACTTTCGCGCTCATCCACAGCGCCATCAGCGCAGAAAACGCGGCCACCACCCACCACCAGCCCTGCCACCCGGCCGCCGGAATCACCGCCGGGCCCAGCAGCAGCGCGGCGGCGGTGCCAAACGGCATGTACGCACCCCAGAACCCGAGCATGCGCGTGAGCTGGCTGGGCGGCAGGCTGCGCCTGATCAGGCTGGGCCCCGGCACGGTGACCAGCAGCACACCCACGCCTTCCACCGCGCGCAGCGCCAGCAGCCCGGCCGCGCTCTGCGCAAAGCCTCCGGCCAGCCCGGCCAGCGCGAGCAGCCACAGCCCGCCGATCACGCAACGGCGCAGGCCCAGCCCTTCGGCCATCAGCCCGGCCACCAGCCCCAGCGCCATCGACGCCAGCTGCACCAGCGAAAGCAGGAAACCTGCCTGCACGAAGGTCAGCCCCAGCGCGGCCTGCAGCGCCGGAATCGCGGGCGGCAGCTTGCCCACGTACAGCGCCGCGGCCACCCCGGCAAGGATGACGATCCAGGCGGTCAGGCCGCTGCGGGTGGGCGCACCGGGCGCGGCGCGGGTGGCTTGTGAGGGTGTAGGGTTGGCGGCGGTCATGGCGGAGGTGGGGTTGGCGCTCGGCAGGGCTCGGCTGGCGCGAGTGTGCCGGCAACGGCGCACCGCACCGGCGACAGGGGTATGTCGGGCGTTGCAGGCGAGTGTCGCTTGGCGCCGCGCCCTGCTGCGCGGATGGTCGGCCGGAGAGCGCCGCCGCTGGCCGACCAGCCTGTGTCATGCGTTGGCAGCGGTAGGCGGGGCGTCGCCCTGGCAAATCCAGGTCCAGTCAGTCCGCCAGCGCACCCACCTTGGTCGTGTGCCTGATCAACTCAACAGCCGCCGGCCCGTCAGCCGCTCATGTTCGCGCAGCGCGAAGCGGTCGGTCATGCCGGCGATGTAGTCCGCCACGGCGCGCTCTCGGTCGGCGCGCCCGGCGAAGCTGGGACGCAGCTCGCCGGGGCGCTGCCGATAGGCGTCGAACAGCTCGCGCACCACCTGGCGGCCCTGCGCCGTGGTGTCGATCACCTGCGGGTGGCGGTACAGGTTGGCGAACAAGAAACGCTTGAGCACGGCGGATTGTTCGCGCATCGCGGCGCTGAACTGAACCAGCGGCGCGGCGCGGCGCGCCTCGTCCGCGCTGGCCACGCCGGCCGCGGCGACGGCGGCGCCGGTGGCGGCCACCACGTCGTACACCTGCTCCGACAGCATGCGGCGGATGGCCTCGTACAACACGCGGCGGCCGTGCAGCGCGGGGAAGTCGCGACGCACCGTGGCCATTGCGCGCGCAAACAGCGGCACCGCTTCCAACTGCGCCAGCGTGAGCAGGCCCGAGCGCACGCCGTCGTCGATGTCGTGCGCGTTGTAGGCGATTTCGTCGGCCAGGTTGGCCAGTTGCGCTTCCAGGCTGGGCTGCGTGCGCTGCAGAAATCGGTGCGCCACGCCACCGGGCTCGGCCGCTTCCAGCCGGCGCGCATTGGCCAGCGAGCAGTGTTTGAGGATGCCCTCGCGTGCCTCAAAGGTCAGGTTCAGCCCGTCGTAATCGGGGTAGCGGTGTTCCAGCTGATCGACCACGCGCAGGCTTTGCAGGTTGTGCTCAAAGCCGCCGAAATCGGCCATGCATTCGTTCAGCGCGTCCTGCCCCGCGTGGCCGAACGGGGTGTGCCCCAGGTCGTGCGCCAGCGCAATGGCCTCCACCAGGTCTTCGTGCAGGCCCAATGGCCGGGCGATGGACCGGGCCAGCTGCGCCACCTCCAGCGAATGCGTCATGCGCGTGCGAAACAGGTCGCCTTCGTGGTTGACGAACACCTGCGTCTTGTAGACCAGCCGCCGAAACGCCGTGGAATGCACGATGCGATCACGATCACGCTGGAACTCATTGCGCGTAGGCGCTGGCGGCGTGGGGTGAAGGCGCCCGCGCGACGCGGCGGGGTGGCTGGCGTAGGGCGCGAGTTGGCCCTGCGTGCCGGGTGGCGCGGTGTGCGATGCGCCATTTGGCGCGCCGTGCGCGGCCAGCGATAGCGGGTTAGGAATATCGGTCAAATCACCCTCTGGCGCCCGTCCAATGAGCGCGAGCAGCTATCAAAAACATACTAAACGTCTGCGCAGCGCTGTCTTCACGCTGCCGCAGCTTGCCTGCGCAGATAGCTGCAACCCACCTTGCACTGCCTGCGCGGGCCACGTCACGACTTGGCCATCCGCAAGCACTGCGAACACATGCTGGCCGCCCCGGCGCCCGCGTCAGGTGCACCGGTCGATCACCTGCCGCACCAGCGCATCGGGCGCGGCGCACACGGCGGCTCGGCCGGGGCCGTCGATGACGACGAAGCGGATGTCGCCGCCCTCGGCCTTCTTGTCCACGCGCATCAAATCAAGGTAGCGGCCGGCGTTGTCCACCGGATCGATCACGGCGCCGCGCGTGGGCAAGCCGGCGCGGTCGATCAGCGCGGTCAGGCGCTGCACGAAGGCGGTATCCACCCGGCCCAGCTCGCGCGACAGCTCGGCCGCCATCACCATGCCCGCGCCCACGGCCTCGCCGTGCAGCCACGCGCCGTAGCCCATGCCCGCCTCGATCGCATGGCCAAAGGTGTGGCCGAAGTTGAGGATGGCGCGCAGGCCGGATTCGCGCTCATCCTGGCCCACCACATGCGCCTTGATCTCACAGCTGCGCCGCACGGCGTGCGCCAGGGCGGTGCGGTCGCACGCGCGCAGCGCATCGACGTTCGCCTCGATCCAGTCCAGAAACGCCATGTCGGCGATCGGGCCGTACTTGATCACCTCTGCGAGGCCAGCCGACAGCTCGCGCGGCGGCAGGGTCTTGAGCACGTCCAGATCGCACACCACCACCTGCGGCTGGTAGAAAGCGCCGATCATGTTCTTGCCCAGCGGGTGGTTGATGGCCGTTTTGCCCCCCACCGACGAATCGACCTGCGCCAGCAAGGTGGTCGGCACCTGCACGAAGGGCACGCCGCGCATGTAGCTGGCCGCCGCAAACCCCGTCATATCGCCGACGACACCGCCGCCCAGGGCGTAGAGCACCGTCTTGCGGTCAGCGCCATGCGCCAGCAGGTCATCAAAGACCAGGTTGAGCGTTTCCCAAGTCTTGTACTGCTCGCCATCGGGCAAGGCCAGCACGCGCACGCTCGCATGGCGCGACTGCAGCGCCCGGAGCAGCCGCTCGGCATACAGCGGGGCGACGGTGGTGTTGCTGACGACCAAGGCGCTGCTGCCCGCGCCAGCGCGATCAAACGATGCGGCGTGGTCAAGCAGGCCCGCGCCGATCAGGATGGGGTAGCTGCGCTCATCCAGCGCAATCTCAACGGTTTGGGTTTCAGAAGTCAAGGCCATGGCGCTAGTGTAGGAGGTGGCGACCGCGACACATGCGGTGGCGAATGGGAGCGGCCTAACTACCGACGTCGCCAGCGGAGCCTGTGCCCGGCTGACCGCCAAGAGCGCCGCCCTCGGCGAGCTCCAGCTGCATCATGATGCGATTGACCAGCATGGAAAGCGAAGAGCCGTGGGTGTCGATCACGAAGTGCGCGCACTCGCGGTACAGCGGATCACGTTCGGCATACAGCGCCCGCAGCCGCTTGAGCGGGTCCGCCACCTGAAGCAAAGGACGCTTCGTGTCGTTCTTGAGCCTGCGGCACAGCGCCTCGGGGGAAGACCGGAGGTAAATCACCGTGCCACGCTCTTTAAGCCGCTGACGGTTGACTTCTCGAAGCACTGCACCGCCACCGGTGGACAGGACAATTCCTGCGGTACGCGAAAGCGAATCGAGCACCTCTTCTTCGCGATCGCGAAACGCACCTTCGCCTTCTGCCTCGAAATACTCACGGACGGTGCAACCAAGCTGGGCCTCAATTTCATGATCCGAGTCCTTCCAGACGCAATCCATCCGACGAGCAACTGCCCGCCCCACAGAGGACTTTCCGCTTCCGGGAAGACCTACCAACACGACTGTGAATAAACATGTCACCGTTCTAGCCACCTAGGTTAAGCACATGCGCACGGGGCGCCCACGAAGAGAAACATGGGCAGCAAACGCTGTCGGCTACGCGCCAGATTGAGCATGCGGAGCGCGCGGTAAAACCCATTTGGCACGATCTAAAAGAAAACCGCCAGCCCACAAAACGCGAGCTGGCGGAATTGGTTCGACACCGCGACCTGCGTCGGCCGCACAGGCTTAGCCGACGCAGAACACGCAGGCCTTAGGGCGTCGTTGTCGCTGTGGGGTTTGTCACCGAAACTGTCATATTGGCGACGACCACGATTCCGTCACCATCGGTCACTTGGATAACGATCGGGTAGCTACCAGCGGTGTTGATGGCGCCGCTCAAGATACCGGTGTCGCCATTCAGGAACAATCCAGTGGGCAACGCCACCGGTGCGCCCCATTTATAAGGCGACTTGCCGCCACTTGCACTCAAGGCAAACGCGAAGCTGGTGCCCTTCGTCACAGACAGGCTGCTCGAATTGATCGTCAGCGGTTTGCAATCACCAGCTTGCACGTCAACCGTCAGCGTCGTCACCTGCGAAGAACCGTTGGCGTCGGTCACCTGAACAGCAACCTGGTAGCTTCCCGCGCCAGCGCCGTTCACCAGCACCGGGACACCTGTCACCAAACCGTCAGGAGTCAGGCTCAATCCAGCCGGCATCTTTCCGACCACGGACCATTGATACGGAGGCAACCCATCAGAAGCGACCAACGGAGTGGAGACTTCCTGGCGGCACGTTGCGGTCACCGATTGCGCCTGCACCGACAGAGGCTTCTGCGCGATGCCATTCACCACCGGAATGACCATCCGCTGAATGATCGGATCCTGAATACCATTCGCGACATTGTTGTCAGCACGGTCTGCAACAAGCACCAAGGTGATCACACCAATGTTCGAACCGCTAGAGAGGCTGAAATCGGCAATACCATTTCGAGTGTTAGTCATAATGACTGTCCCCGACTGACGATCCCGAATCAAGCGCGCACCTGCCGCGGCGTCACTAGCTTGAATATAGACCTGTAGGTTAGGTGTAGACGTATCAGCAACCCATTGTCCCACTTCGTCGCGAAGCATCGCCTGCAAGCTGACGGTATTTCGGACGTTGTTAGGATTGTTCTGCGCGCCAAGATAACCGGAAGCAGCCTCAAGAGCCACACTTGCGGGCATGCCAACCGCAGGCGCCCCGCCGTTGCCCACGACGATTTGCACACTCGTTGCCGAAACCTGATTATCCCGGGGGTTAGTGATGGAGCACGTTATAGTTGCCACACCCCGGGTGTTACCAGCATGGAAATGAAAAGAGTTTCCACCAGAGTTAGAGTCCAGCGTAATACTCCGATATGCATTTGGAACTTTCTGTCCATTGACATCAGTTTCATGCGCTGGATCGCCATCTAGATAATAAAGAGCACCAACATTCACGCCGGCATCGATGTTACATGCAAAGGCATCTTTCGTTCCGATGATGGGGTTCCCACCTTCGGTCGCAGTCACATGAAGCACCGTGGTGTAGGGAGCGTTGGTGCCAATACTCGGCCCAATATTTCCGATATTGACCGGCAGCGCTACGGTGTCTGCACGCAGTGAAATTTTATATTCCAGTTGCGTATTCCCGGCGCTCCCCCCACCGCCACCGCATCCTGCGAGCAGCGCAGCGAGACTCAGACCCAATGCCATTCCGAGCTTCTTCACAGCAAATCCCCTTTTAAACAAACCAAGCCACACAAACGACACGCATCAACGAACCGCACCGTAATCAGAAATCATCTTAGGTGTAATAAAAACCAACATTTCAGTTTTGCTGGCCTGACGAGTTCGCTGCTTAAACAAATTTCCAACCGCGGGGATATCACCCAATAACGGAACCTTGTTTTCCTGCTCTTTCTCGTTCAACTCAAAAATGCCTCCGATCACGACGGTTCCACCGTTTTCGACAAGAACTTGAGTTTTCACTCGCTTCGTATCAATAGACATTGCGCCGGCAACCAGGCCGCCAGGACTGTCTTTGTTCACATCGAGGTCAAGAATGATATTGCCTTCTGGCGTGATCTGCGGCGTGACTTCCAGCTTGAGCACCGCCTTACGGAAGGCAACGGAAGTCGCACCACTGGATGTAGCCTGCTGATATGCATACTCCGTTCCCTGTTCGATGACGGCCTTGATCTGATCGGCGGTCACGACGCGGGGGCTGGAAACCACCTTGCCCTTGCCATCCGCCTCCAACGCAGACAACTCCAGGTTCAGGAACCTGTTTGCGGCCGAGCTGAACAAGGATATCGCGAAGTTGGCGGGTGAAACCCCGGCAAGCCCTGACGCAGGAAGGTTCAGAAACTGGGAGGAATCCGATGTCAGGCCCCCTGACGCAAAGGCACCCGTAGTCGCGCCAACTGCGTTGTAATTGCCTCCGATGGCGACTCGGTTCCCACCGCCGACCGCATAGCCGGCATCACCGCCACGTACGCCGCGCATGTCCGCCGAACCGAGCTTGACGCCCAGCGACTTGCCGAACGTGTCCGATGCCTCAACGATGCGCGCCTCGATCAGCACTTGTCGCATCGGGACGTCCAGCTTGGCAATCATCTCCTGAATCTGTTCAAGCCGCGACGGAATGTCCGACACGAAGAGTTGATTGGTTCGAGGCTCTGCGATAACGGAGCCGCGCTGGCTCAAAAGGCTGTTGCTGGATGCACCGGACGATCCGCCGCCTCCTGCCGAGCCGCCGGAAGACGACGTGAGCTGCGTTGCAATATCCGCAGCTTTGGTGTAGTTCAGCTGGAACGACTGCGTTCTCAAGGGTTCCAGGTTACGAATTGCCGCTTGCGCCTCCAATTCAGCTTTTTCTTTGGCTGCCAGCTCTTCCTTAGGCGCAATTTGCAACACATTTCCGGTGCGCTTCATCCCCAAACTTTTGGCCTGAAGAATAATATCCAGCGCTTGGTCCCACGGAACATCCTTGAGGCGCAATGTTAAATTCCCCTGAACCGTGTCAGACGTTACTATGTTGAAATTGGTGAAATCAGCAATGACCTGAAGAAGAGATCGGACATCAATATTCTGAAAGTTAAGCGACAGTTTTTCCCCGCGGAACCCGGGCCCCTGACCCAGCTTGCTTCCAGTAGCCTTTTGCTGGCGCACCTCAATAACCAGTTGGTTGTCGCTCTGGTAAGCGCTATGCTCCCACTGACCCTTGGGTTCAATCACCATTCGAACACGGTCGCCCGACTGAGTAGTCGAGATAGTTTGCACCGGCGTACCGAAATCGCTTACATCCAACCTGCGGCGTAGGCCTTCAGGGAGGCTTGTTTTCAGGAATTCGACGACAAGGGAGGAACCTTGCTGCTTGATATCAACACCGACTTGATTGTTCGCAAGATCAACGACAACACGACCCGCGTTATCTACTCCCCGCCGGAAATCAACGTCCTTCAGAGGTAGCGCAGCAGGATTTCGGCTCTCCGAGAACACTTGCGTCACGGGATTCGACGCGGCAGCAGGGGTAGCGACTGCGACCGGCTCAAGCGTGACGAAGACACTGCGACCATGTAGTTCCGCACGATAGGTGGTTGGGCGGTTCAAGCTCAACACAACGCGCGTGCGGTCGGAAGCTTGAGCGACGTTAGCGGCGCGCAGGTTGCCTTGGTTGAGTTCAACCGTGGATTGGCTCAGGCCACTTACGACACCGGGAAAATCGAGTGCGATTCGAGCCGGCGACTGCACTGCGAACCCGGCTGGCAATGCGCTCAGGGGCTCGGACATGTCAATCCGCACCGTTTCCGTGCCACTTTGGATGGAACTGGTGATGGATTGAATCGTGACTTGCGCGTACGCGCCGCCCGCAAGCGCGAGCCAACTGATACCGACAACGGCTCTACGCACCATGCCCGGTGCTGGGTAAAACCCGAAATTCATTTTGCTTTCTCCTGCAACTGCAGCACCGTATTGCGCTCAATCCATTCACCGGCCGCGTCCTGAACTATCTCACGAAGAACGACCTCATTTTCATCAATTTTTGTGACTCGACCATAGTTTTGGCCAAGATAGTTTCCTGCCCGGACCTGGTGCAGTAAGTTATCGACCCGTACCAGCGCGACCTTTTGCCCCGACCGATCCAAACTGCCCACCATCGTCATGACATCCAGCGGAAACGCCTCAAGAGGTTCTTTTCGCCGATTGAGCTCGGGCGCAACCAGCATCGCTCCAGCGCTCGCCGGGCCGGTTTCGCGGCGCAAGGCTTGCGTTAGCCTGTCGCTACCAAATGGATCAAATGATGAGCCCTCTGAATATGCAAGCGGAACATATTTCTTAGGCTCCGAGATAGGAGTTACGCGAGGCTTAGTGTTGCGCCGCTGCTCAGCCATCCACTGCTGCAGATCGTCAGATTCAGCAGTGCAAGCAGCCAAGCTTCCGGCGCAAATGGCGACGCATCCCAGCACTGAAAAAAAACGCATCATTTTGAACCCTTCGCTTGGCTCGCCTTGCGCTGTGCTGCGATTTCCTCTGGATCCAAGTACCTGAAAGTTTTTGCAGTAGCATCCAAAAGCAGGCCGCCCGGCTTGTCTTTATTTTTATCGTCAGGTGTAACCGAAATGTTATTTAGCGTCACGATTCGCGATAAGTTGGCGATATCAGACGTAAACGCACCGATGTCGTGATATCTGCCAGTCACTTTCACAGCAATGGGAAGCTCAGCATAGTAATCTTTTACAACCAACTGCCCTGGACGGAACAACTCAAACTGCAAACTCCGACCCAGTCCGGCTTGGTTGATATCCGACAGCAAGGCGTCCATCTCCGCCTTGCTTGGCAGCTGCTTTTCAAGCAGATTGACATACTGCATCACTTGCTCGCGTTGCTTTTTCAGCTCATCAAGGCTCACTGCTTTTTGCAACTTTGCTTGATAGTCAGACTTCAAGGTTGCCTCTTTTTGTCGCTCCCCCTCAAGCTCCGAGTCCATATCCTTCAGCGCAAAGAACCAAAGAACGCCTGCGACCGCTATTGCGACAATGGCAAAGAGAGCGAAGCGCGGAATCCCTGGCCAAGACGACGGATCGCGCGTATCGAGACCCCGAAATTGATCTCCGAGGGATCTGACGGAAGCGCCGACGTCAATATTGTTGGATTTTTTTCGTGCCATGTTCAGTGTGCCTCGTCTTCAGGTCCGGCCGGCAGCAGAAGCGCCCGATGCTGGCGCGCTGGCGCGTTGCAACTGCACACGAACCGTAAAGTTGTACACACGTCGCTGCTCGCGCGGCGTCAGCGCCATGTTGGCCGCGACAATCTCGATCAATTCCGGCTTGGTGACCCAGTCGCTATTTCGCTCCAAATTCCGCAACAGCTCTGAAACCCGCTCATTGGATT
This genomic interval from Ottowia oryzae contains the following:
- a CDS encoding class I SAM-dependent methyltransferase codes for the protein MKTNTHPGAQAPRPNRAKDTSKKIAAGAGATGARGAKDTESALQAELRPGQSIELLKALHILTRDGRLNQDSRRKLKQVEHLVQFIEKQMAELTPHGAELTLADHGAGKSYLGFILYDLCLKASGSGRVFGIETRPELVERSRALARQLGFARMDFLNISAADSAHHAALPERIDVVTALHACDTATDDAIAFGLEKHAQAMVLVPCCQAELAASLRQSKALQLARTPLAELWRHPLHTREMGSQLTNVLRCLYLESQGYSVTVTELVGWEHSLKNELIIARWTGQKKRSAAERLKALLAEFGLQTLLPVRYPRLVEAEPSV
- a CDS encoding DUF1415 domain-containing protein → MNDDTLRDTVIADTQRWLERAVIGLNLCPFAKAPHTKGQIHYAVCTADEPEALLLQLQAELTALAEADPAQRETTLLMAPRQMADFLAFNDFLDAADAVLEELGLEGVLQVAPFHPRFQFAGTEEDDIGNATNRSPYPTLHLIREESIDRAVEAFPDAEEIFEGNIAKLEKLGADGWAALDVGASVTESAR
- a CDS encoding CynX/NimT family MFS transporter; amino-acid sequence: MTAANPTPSQATRAAPGAPTRSGLTAWIVILAGVAAALYVGKLPPAIPALQAALGLTFVQAGFLLSLVQLASMALGLVAGLMAEGLGLRRCVIGGLWLLALAGLAGGFAQSAAGLLALRAVEGVGVLLVTVPGPSLIRRSLPPSQLTRMLGFWGAYMPFGTAAALLLGPAVIPAAGWQGWWWVVAAFSALMALWMSAKVPADPPRRASTAAGEPWPPRLTGTLAAAGPWLLALSFMVYSSQWLAVVGFLPSLYQRAGWGGALGALLTAGVAGANIIGNVAAGRLLSRGVAAPVLLWIGFAAMALGGVMAFAELTAAWPVPRYLGAVLFSAVGGLIPGTLFGLAPRLAPGEGRIATTVGWMQQLSAVGQVCGPPLVAAFAGWVGGWQFTWVLTAACCVAGAVLAGLIGRRLAQSG
- a CDS encoding deoxyguanosinetriphosphate triphosphohydrolase, yielding MTDIPNPLSLAAHGAPNGASHTAPPGTQGQLAPYASHPAASRGRLHPTPPAPTRNEFQRDRDRIVHSTAFRRLVYKTQVFVNHEGDLFRTRMTHSLEVAQLARSIARPLGLHEDLVEAIALAHDLGHTPFGHAGQDALNECMADFGGFEHNLQSLRVVDQLEHRYPDYDGLNLTFEAREGILKHCSLANARRLEAAEPGGVAHRFLQRTQPSLEAQLANLADEIAYNAHDIDDGVRSGLLTLAQLEAVPLFARAMATVRRDFPALHGRRVLYEAIRRMLSEQVYDVVAATGAAVAAAGVASADEARRAAPLVQFSAAMREQSAVLKRFLFANLYRHPQVIDTTAQGRQVVRELFDAYRQRPGELRPSFAGRADRERAVADYIAGMTDRFALREHERLTGRRLLS
- the aroB gene encoding 3-dehydroquinate synthase codes for the protein MALTSETQTVEIALDERSYPILIGAGLLDHAASFDRAGAGSSALVVSNTTVAPLYAERLLRALQSRHASVRVLALPDGEQYKTWETLNLVFDDLLAHGADRKTVLYALGGGVVGDMTGFAAASYMRGVPFVQVPTTLLAQVDSSVGGKTAINHPLGKNMIGAFYQPQVVVCDLDVLKTLPPRELSAGLAEVIKYGPIADMAFLDWIEANVDALRACDRTALAHAVRRSCEIKAHVVGQDERESGLRAILNFGHTFGHAIEAGMGYGAWLHGEAVGAGMVMAAELSRELGRVDTAFVQRLTALIDRAGLPTRGAVIDPVDNAGRYLDLMRVDKKAEGGDIRFVVIDGPGRAAVCAAPDALVRQVIDRCT
- a CDS encoding shikimate kinase — protein: MTCLFTVVLVGLPGSGKSSVGRAVARRMDCVWKDSDHEIEAQLGCTVREYFEAEGEGAFRDREEEVLDSLSRTAGIVLSTGGGAVLREVNRQRLKERGTVIYLRSSPEALCRRLKNDTKRPLLQVADPLKRLRALYAERDPLYRECAHFVIDTHGSSLSMLVNRIMMQLELAEGGALGGQPGTGSAGDVGS
- a CDS encoding Ig domain-containing protein, which translates into the protein MSFVWLGLFKRGFAVKKLGMALGLSLAALLAGCGGGGGSAGNTQLEYKISLRADTVALPVNIGNIGPSIGTNAPYTTVLHVTATEGGNPIIGTKDAFACNIDAGVNVGALYYLDGDPAHETDVNGQKVPNAYRSITLDSNSGGNSFHFHAGNTRGVATITCSITNPRDNQVSATSVQIVVGNGGAPAVGMPASVALEAASGYLGAQNNPNNVRNTVSLQAMLRDEVGQWVADTSTPNLQVYIQASDAAAGARLIRDRQSGTVIMTNTRNGIADFSLSSGSNIGVITLVLVADRADNNVANGIQDPIIQRMVIPVVNGIAQKPLSVQAQSVTATCRQEVSTPLVASDGLPPYQWSVVGKMPAGLSLTPDGLVTGVPVLVNGAGAGSYQVAVQVTDANGSSQVTTLTVDVQAGDCKPLTINSSSLSVTKGTSFAFALSASGGKSPYKWGAPVALPTGLFLNGDTGILSGAINTAGSYPIVIQVTDGDGIVVVANMTVSVTNPTATTTP
- the pilQ gene encoding type IV pilus secretin PilQ, encoding MVRRAVVGISWLALAGGAYAQVTIQSITSSIQSGTETVRIDMSEPLSALPAGFAVQSPARIALDFPGVVSGLSQSTVELNQGNLRAANVAQASDRTRVVLSLNRPTTYRAELHGRSVFVTLEPVAVATPAAASNPVTQVFSESRNPAALPLKDVDFRRGVDNAGRVVVDLANNQVGVDIKQQGSSLVVEFLKTSLPEGLRRRLDVSDFGTPVQTISTTQSGDRVRMVIEPKGQWEHSAYQSDNQLVIEVRQQKATGSKLGQGPGFRGEKLSLNFQNIDVRSLLQVIADFTNFNIVTSDTVQGNLTLRLKDVPWDQALDIILQAKSLGMKRTGNVLQIAPKEELAAKEKAELEAQAAIRNLEPLRTQSFQLNYTKAADIATQLTSSSGGSAGGGGSSGASSNSLLSQRGSVIAEPRTNQLFVSDIPSRLEQIQEMIAKLDVPMRQVLIEARIVEASDTFGKSLGVKLGSADMRGVRGGDAGYAVGGGNRVAIGGNYNAVGATTGAFASGGLTSDSSQFLNLPASGLAGVSPANFAISLFSSAANRFLNLELSALEADGKGKVVSSPRVVTADQIKAVIEQGTEYAYQQATSSGATSVAFRKAVLKLEVTPQITPEGNIILDLDVNKDSPGGLVAGAMSIDTKRVKTQVLVENGGTVVIGGIFELNEKEQENKVPLLGDIPAVGNLFKQRTRQASKTEMLVFITPKMISDYGAVR
- a CDS encoding pilus assembly protein PilP — its product is MRFFSVLGCVAICAGSLAACTAESDDLQQWMAEQRRNTKPRVTPISEPKKYVPLAYSEGSSFDPFGSDRLTQALRRETGPASAGAMLVAPELNRRKEPLEAFPLDVMTMVGSLDRSGQKVALVRVDNLLHQVRAGNYLGQNYGRVTKIDENEVVLREIVQDAAGEWIERNTVLQLQEKAK